The stretch of DNA ggctgcaactaacaattctTTTTATTGTTGATTCATCTGCCGATTGTTTTCTCAATGAATTGGCTAATCGTTTAgtcaaaaaaaagaatcaagtTGCCTGTTTTGTACAACCGATCGGCCCAAACCCCATGATGTTCAATTTCCAATTCTCTGacacagaaaagcagcaaatcgtCATATTTGAGAAGCTAGAACTATATATTTGGCATCTTTACTTTAAAAATGGCCGTTAATCATCATTCAGTTTACACTGACTTTAACTAATTgcttgtatttatgtttttttttttttgtatatgtactgtatgtctaatctttgtgtttgtatatatgtgcaggacccccttgaaaatgagatgctacatctcaaggggttatcctgaaataaattcaattcaattcaactaACACCATTTAAATGAGATATTATTTGATATAAGATGTAATTATGACGTGCTGTTTGTGTAAGTCTCTGTATACATGTAGACCTCTGTCACACAACTATCACTCTAATTGGCTGATGCACTGCAGGAGTCCCTGTGATGTATAAAACATAGAAATCAAATATAGCCAGCAGAATTGAGTCATATTGGAAGCTgataagaataacaataattaTGGATTCATTCATTAGAGTGGTCACCAGTTTCTGTTGTATTAAGTTCAGAGGAACCTAATCAAAGAGGTCTATCGTTACGGGACACTAGGAGTCTCACAAAGAAGACGGTAGCACTTTGTATTAAAAGGTGTTACCAATAAGACTTCCATACCTACTAAAAACCTATACCCAAAGtatttaaatgttcttttgcATATTACTTGTcctgccagttttttttttttttatttcacctttaaTTTTACAGAGGCCCGAGCAGTGCTGGCAGAACATTTAACATCAAAGATCTGAGTGATAGGgcacccagatagctcagttggtagagcgggcgcccatatatagaggtttcgTCCTTGATGCAGCGGTCCAGGGctcgactctgacctgtggccctttgctgcatatcattcCCCCTCGCTCTCTCaaatgcccccccaaaaaaaaagatctgagtGATATGATGAAACTTCCTGATTAATTGGAATCTACCTGAACAAAGTTAGGGTTGGGGGGTGAAAAAGACACTCATGGACAATATACAAGAACACATAATAATCACACAAATAATTGATCTAAGTAGCCTAAATAGTGGGACAGCTTTCCTTAAAGAGGCATTTTTCCATCAGCCCATATAACGATTCCTTTAGCAATGGGTGCTGAAGTTGTTTACCGTGGACATAGTTTAGGCTTCACGAGACCTTTGGCTGTTGACGTGCTGATGTTCTATCTCAAACTGAACTAAGCAAACAGCTGTAGCCTGATATCAAGTTGCAAACCTGTAATAAACACTTTATAAAGTTAGATTTTATGTCCAAATGCTCTTTACTCAAACTAAATGACTATGGTTAATTATGAATGATTCATGAATGCAATGTCTTGGCAGTATTTGTATAGATTCCCTGTAAACAtcccaggagagagagagagagagaaaaaaaagctcgTGCTCAGCAGTGTGTGCACGCCCCCTCCACCGTGGATCTTGATAAGGGGTTGAAAACAGACGAGAGACCAGTCCGACCAGTCAGACCAGTCCAGACCAGACATGGCAGCCGATCTGACAGCGGCGACACTGGAGGATTTGGAGTTGCTTCAGGATCACGTCGGGAATATCCCGAAGAGACATGCCCGGGTTACCGTGAAGTACAACCGGAAGGAGCTGCAGAGGCGGCTGGATGTGGAGAAGTGGATCGACGAGAGCCTGGACCGGCTGTACTCGGGTCAGGTGGGTGGATGAGCAGCAAAAAACTGCTTATTACATACTGTGTTATATAATTAGACATAGATAGACATAGACACATGATAGAAAGGGTACAAAGGGGTAGGAGTACATAAGTtttacttcttcctactcctttttgcgTGTGTAAATAGAGGTTTTTAAGTACTGGAAATTatggagttttattttttaacttttttttaattactattgttttctgatgttttattttatttacatgttcaaaataaaatatataaatcaatcaatcaatcagacaATAGCCTATCCaaagattttgaaaaaaaattatgtacACTTTTAACCTACAGTAAAATATAGAAAATGAGGCAGGCACAAAGACTGTATATTCTATGGGCAGGCACTGAAACAAGAATGTGATATGGAGGCACCTCAGTCCTGAGACTCAATGGGGGGAGGATTACTGGAAttattgggtctttgtaaattatagacaATCTGTAAAGTGTATTGAGATAACACTTGTTATGATTTGGTActactgtataaataaaattgaattgaattgaagtggAGTTGAGTGGAGAGGGGGGCAGACTGGTTCTCCATACAAGGCCAGCATCCTGTAGATGTGAGGTCCACGGCTGTCCTCTTCTCACAGATCGGTATCTTTCTCGGGGCTTGCCTTACATGGGCAGGGTTGAACCGAGAGAAGGATAATTGATGTGAAATAGAAGAGGGGGCAGTTCCAGAGGAGGGAAGGCGTTGTTGTCGCTCCCAGGAGGAGGTAAACACTGCACATCTGGCTGCTGAGGCAGCTGACAAGAGCTTGGGGTCTCTCGTGAGCAGACCATGGAGAGAGGAGAGCATTTTTGGACATTAAATGCAGGATTGTGTTGTGAAAGCCAAGTATGTTGATTGTAAGAAAATAGTGAATCAGATCATGTCAATGATAAGGCAGCTCTGTGAAGGGCCCAAGCCACAGGCATATTCACATGAACCTTGTATCCAAAATATTGATTGTATGTCACATTAAAGGAGCAAATCATCCTTTTGGAAATTCTACATAGTTTAAATGCTTTGaatctgttttgttgttgtaaaatgtCCAATGAGGATAACAAAACTACTCAAGACAAGTATAATTTTCTTGAAGCAATTCATATCACACGCACAAAAACAGAGAAACCCTTCTTATTGTATCAGTTTTTCAGGTAGAAGGACCTGCCTGTATGAGTTTTAGTGTGTGCACATGAAGAGCTGGAGTCCTGTATGTGGCAAGGGAATTACAGTCAGTGCAATGGTATGGATGGGCGAATGACACTGTCTCTTTCACCCAGATCAGCTGGTACAATGGCTGTTTGTTCAAACAGAACAAGCCACTGTTACAGTACTAAGTGAACATTGTTACTATTCAGTCCCCAGAGCCTAAACATACAAGTGATGGATATGCAATGTGTGCCGGCTTTGCAAAACATGGTTCAGATATGTACAGACACGCTTTTCAGCCAACAACTCTGCGTCTGTGTGGAGAGGCCTGCAGGACATCACCAACTACAGGAGACCaccaccccccacacacacacacacactgtagagaCACATCAACAGTCCGACGAGCTGAATGGGTTTTACTGCAGGTTTGATAAGCCCACATTCACACCATTCACCCACTCTGATATCCAACCACCATCTGCACCCTGTGCCACCCCCACACTGATCCTCCACTTGCACTCAGGATCTGTGAAGGGGATGTGTGTCAGCACTTTCAAAAGCAGAAGATCAGGAAGGCACCCAGACGGCGTGTCTCCCTCCTGCCTGAAAGTCTGCGCTGGCCCCCCACAAAAAATCTCACCCAGCACCATCTCACCCAGACCATCAGTAGTGGCACCCCACAGGGATATATACTTTCCCCACTGATCTTCTTCCTCTACAACAACGACTGAACCTCAGGAGACACGGCTGGTAAACTCCTGAAATTTGAAAAAGACACAACAGTCATTGGCCTTATCTGAGAGGGTGACAGGTCTGCATACAGATGTGAGGTTGAACAGCTGGCCCTCAGGTGCGGTCAGAACAACCTGGAGCTGAACGCTCTCACAACTGTGGAGATGACAGTGGACTTCAGGAGGAAACCCCccatcactggtctccatcaccATGCTCGACAACACCGTCTGCTGTGGAATCATTCAGGTTTCTGGATGTCCAACATTCAGGTAaggtttttaaactgcatgtaaatgcACTGTTTGGTTTGAATTGGCAACCAAACAGGACAGGAACAGACTGCATCGGACAGTCAGGACAGCAGAGAAAATCATTGGTGCCAACCTGCCCTCCATCCAGGACTTATGCTCCTCCAGAGTCAGGAAACATTACTACATACCCACCACACCCTGGACACAACCGGTTTctgcttctcctctctctctccctatgaTGAACACTTCACACCAGTCCACAGTGTCAGGATCAATCCCTGTGTAATACTGCCGGGCATCCACCTTTcagtaaattatatattttatagtttttaacacatcatttaaacatgtaaatataCTGTCATATCAACCTACCTCAGCAACTTATtctattaatatgtatttatgtattccAGCACCATTTGCACTTTTGCATCCCCCTATTGTCTTACTGTTTACAATCCTCATAGAGCTGTTCCTTTACTTgcttgtgtgtactgtatgtacgaAGTGTGTGGTGACTcattaagagtgtgtgtgtgtgtgtgtgtgtgtgtgtgtgtgtgtgtgtgtgtgtatttacatcAGGAAGGTGATATGCCAGAGGAGGTGAACATTGATGACTTGCTTGACCTGCCTAATGATGAGGAGAGAGTCAAAAAGTTACAGGTAACATGAGCAGCATGTATATCATACTGTACGAGAGGGTTATGGAGAGGATTTTCTAAATGATGCAGCAACAGCATTGTTAATGGTTTCATTTCACCTCACGATTAGAGAGTTCCTGCACCAAGACGCACAGATTTTATTGAGAGAGTCACTCAAATAGGCATATTTGCAAGAGTTAATATCATTATACAGTACTTATTACTGAATGAGATTTTTAAGTGAAACATTGCAGTGTTTATGGTTGAATAttgaaagtaaaaatatatttacGTGGCTGGTTTGTAACAAAGCAATGCACCTTTTCTTAACAGGAGCTTCTTCAAAAGTGCAGTAACAGCACAGAGGTATGTTTTAACTTGGAAATTGATGAGTCATGACGATGCACACATTACGTATACGTGcatacatacacgcatacacacacactggccacaTGCACCTAAACTGAAGCTGCAGCTTCGGACGCCTCATCCTATAGTCACTCCACATGCCTCAACAATGGCTTTCTGTGCTCTCTtgcctttttcttttcattttaagcCTGAAACAATGAGTCTTTTGGACTAGAGCGTTGGTCTCCGCCTCGCTGTGGCCTGATCAAAGATGCAAACACAGGCAAAAGAGCAGGGAgggtcagtggagctgctgcttttcttttctaGTTTATGGGACTCTGATTTGGAGCATCATTAAAAGATAGGTTCGtgtatttttaaaacaacacagaaacagTTTATGCGTGCTGTAATCATTCCATTTCTAACATGCTTCCAGTGGTAATGGTTTCACAATTCACAGTTCTTGTTCTGTGCAAAAATCAGTTTATCTGAAGTTAATATGAGGCTGAGTCTGAGTAATCAAATGAAGTGGGCATCTTCCAAAGTTCAAGTCTTTTTAAAACAGCTTGTGTGTTTCCGTGCTGAGCTGATGTGGATGGACCGTaacataaaatatgaatttcACACTAAAAACAGTGTAACATTCGAAGATTGATTTGCCTATCTCAAACTGCTGGAgccttatttttcactttcatcaGAAAGTGGCATCTCCTAATGGGAGAGGAGTAATTACAGGAAGCAAACTGTTTCTCATAAACAAACAGCTGCTTTCAACTAAATAGGTTTCCAGGAAATATGCCATATCACGTGACCCACGTTTGTACATAAATGCATGAACGGactcaaacaaaacagaggccGGCAGGGGCAACTTCCATTGCTTGTGTGAGATTTTGACAAAGCATAGTTCCCCTTCCCTGAGATCGTTATTAATTGTAAAGACTAGAATAA from Sander lucioperca isolate FBNREF2018 chromosome 13, SLUC_FBN_1.2, whole genome shotgun sequence encodes:
- the ppp1r14aa gene encoding protein phosphatase 1, regulatory (inhibitor) subunit 14Aa, which produces MAADLTAATLEDLELLQDHVGNIPKRHARVTVKYNRKELQRRLDVEKWIDESLDRLYSGQEGDMPEEVNIDDLLDLPNDEERVKKLQELLQKCSNSTESFIRELLEKLDGVHKQDELQSEGIEHPVISHSHYRHEPYHFNNPRQQQHSHHTRGQNQTL